The nucleotide window AGCAACAGCCATTCCGAAGGCTACCCATACAAAGACGCGCATATTGCCATACTTATCAGCCCATTTACGCCATAATGGGAAGGAAAAAATTTGTGCAAGCATATTGGCAGCACTAAACATACTAATCCAAAAAATCGTCGCCTCTGCATAGCGCACATTGTAAATATTAAAAAGTCCCCATGCCATTTGCCAGCCGAAATTAAAAATTAATGCCACCAATAAAAAGCGGACATAATTTGTGTCTTTGAAAATTGCCCAATTCATCGCTTTCTTATGTTCCTTTTGCTGCACAGGTGTTCCTTCCTCATGCCTCAACAAAAAATAAACCTCCAATAAACCAAAGCAAAAGGCTAATCCAAAGAGCAGCTGATAGGCTAAGGTGTTCGTTGTTGCATCACGCATAATAATGCCAATTGTCAATGTTGAAATCAGTCCTACGATTGTTAACAGCCGATTGCGGTCACTGAAAAATTGCCCGCGCCTTCTGTCCTCAATCATATTGCCAATCAATGCCTGCCAGCCCATATTAGCCATTGTGTTCGGAATGCTCATCAGTGCAATTAGTGCTAATAATGCCCATGATGCAATGGATTGTGGAATATAGGCAATAAAAATTAACAGCATAAAAACAAGCCTTGCCATCAATACTGAAAAGGCAACAAGCTTCTTCTGTTCCGCCGCTTTATTGAGCATAATCGCAGCTGGCACTGTCATTAATAATGTGATCAAGGGCGGAATTGAGCTAATTAACCCTACCTGATAATTGGTCGCTCCTAAAATTGCCATCGAAAATATCGGAATATAGTTTGCTGTTGTATTCAGCGTCAATGTCGATGCCATTCCATGATAAATGCTTATCTTTTCATTATAAGTTCTCATTCAACCGCTACTTTCTATTGTTGTTAACTTGATTATAGCGAATGTAATGTTCTGCACAACTATTTTTTTAAAATGACAAAAGCTGTATAGGAGGTAGTTGAACTACCTTCTATACAGCTCTTAATGATTAATCGAATAATGTACTTACCGATTTGTTTTCATAAACACGAGAGATTGCATCTGCCATTAATTTTGCTACAGAAAGCTCTTTAATCTTTGGTGATTTCTTTTCTTCCGATAGCTGAATTGTATTTGTTACGACTAACTCTTTAATTGCTGAATTTTCAATACGCTCAATCGCAGGACCAGATAATACAGGGTGTGAGCAGCAAGCATATACTTCCTTCGCACCTGATTCTAATAATGCGTTTGCACCGATTGTAATTGTACCAGCCGTATCGATAATATCATCAATTAAAATACAAATTTTACCTTCAACATTACCTACAATATTCATTACTTCTGCCACATTTGGTTTTGGACGGCGTTTATCAATAATTGCGATTGGTGCTTTTAGACGCTCTGCCATTTTACGTGCGCGCGTTACACCACCATGGTCTGGTGATACAATGACAACTTCGTCCGAATTAAAGCCTTTTGAGCCAAAGTAGTCAGCAAGAATTGGCACTGCTACTAAATGGTCGATTAAAATATCGAAGAAACCTTGAATTTGTGGTGCATGTAAATCTAATACGATAACGCGTGTTGCACCAGCAGTTTCTAATAGGTTCGCTACTAATTTTGCAGTAATTGGCTCACGTGCTTTTGCTTTACGGTCTTGACGAGCATAGCCATAGTAAGGCATAACTACATTGACAGTACGTGCAGAGGCGCGTTTTACTGCATCAACCATAATTAAAAGCTCCATTAAATGTTCATTTACAGGTGCAGAAGTTGACTGCACAATGAATACATCGCAACCACGAATACTTTCTTCAATGCTAATTTGAATTTCTCCATCACTGAAATGCTTTACAGATGATTTACCTAACTCTACACCCATCTCTTGTGCAATTTCTTGTGCAAGTGGGTTATTTGAGTTTAGTGAGAAAAGTTTTAGTTTTGAGTCAGCGTAATGATATGGCATGATGCCCTCCTGTTTTCTATATATTATTTTAATTTATTGACATAGCCTAATTTATTTTCCTGTCTTGCACGTGCAATCGCTAGTGCATCCTCAGGTACTTCCTTTGTAATTGTAGAGCCTGCTGCGATAAACGCGTTTTTACGTACCGTTACAGGTGCAACTAAATTCGTATTACAGCCTACAAATACATCGTCTTCAATAATCGTTTTATACTTATTTTTACCATCATAATTGACAGTAATCGAGCCGCAGCCAATATTGACGTTTTTTCCAATCTCTGCGTCACCAATATAGCTTAAATGCGACACTTTCGATTCGTCCTGAATTTGGCTCTTTTTCACTTCCACGAAGTTGCCAATCTTCACATTGTTGCCAAGCGTAGATTCTGGACGGATATGTGCAAATGGACCAACTGCTACTTTATCACCAATAACACTGCTTTTAACTACAGAGCTATGGACAGTTGTATTTTGACCAATTTGGCTGTCGATAATATGGCTGTTAGGACCGATTTCGCAATCTTCACCAATGACTGTGACACCTTCAATAATTGTGCCTGGTAAAATAATTGTGTCGCTCCCAATTACCGCATCTGCGCTAATATGTGTCGTTGCGGGATTAATAATTGTCACGCCGTTACGCATATGACGTTCATTAATACGTGCACGCATTAATTCCTCAGCCTGTGATAAGGCAAAGCGGTCGTTAATACCTAATGTTTCATTAAAATCCTTTGTCACATATGCTGCTACAATTTCTTGCTGCTTTTGTAAAATCTCAATTACGTCAGGTAAATAATATTCACCTTGCGCATTGTCATTATTCACAAGCTTTAATGTTTCAAATAAAAGCTTATTATCGAAGCAGTATGTGCCTGTATTAATTTCCTTTACAAGATGCTGCTCTGATGTTGCATCCTTATGCTCCACAATTTGTGCAACTTGCCCACCCTCATTGCGGATAATGCGCCCGTAACCTGTTGGGTCCTCTGCAATAGCTGTTAAAATTGTCGCTTTGGCATTTTGCTCACGGTGAAAGTCAACTAATGCCTTCATCGTTTCTGGTCGAATAAGCGGTGTATCTCCACATACGACAAGTGTTATGCCTTCAAGATTGCCTAAAATAGCTTCTGCTTGTTGAACCGCATGTGCCGTTCCTAATTGCTCAGCCTGTAGCACATACTCACTTTTATCACCTAATTGCTCCTGTACTTTATCAGCACCATGACCAACTACTGTTACGACACGATGAACATCAAGTGTTTCAATATGATTGATAACATGCTCCACCATTGGCTTGCCACAAACAGGATGCAGCACTTTATATAATTTGGACTTCATGCGTGTTCCTTGGCCTGCAGCCAAAACAATTGCAAAAATATTTGTCATATAAGTCCCCCAGTTTAACTCTAAGTCTCATATTGACTATATAGTAAATCAGCTTGTTTTTCAAGGTATTGTGGCTTGACAAAACGATGACATATATATGACTTTCAAGAAAATAAAATAACGTACTATCTTTTTGAAATAGATAGCTCGAAAACCCGTTATCTTACATCCATTTTGAAAACAAGTAATATACAATAGATTTCGATTGTGACTATTTCCCCTTTTGAACGAAGATAAAAACAGCTGTTGGAATGGCTTTTCCAACAGCTTGACTTTATTTATGCATTTGCTTGTTCTAGCTCTAGCGCTTCTTCCTCACTCGATGCATAGTATGCAGCTAACACGCTCTCTTGAATTTTGTTGCGTGTCGTTGACTTAATTGGATGCGCGATATCACGGAATTCACCATCTGGCGTACGCTTACTTGGCATTGCCACAAATAAGCCTGAGTTACCATCTATTACACGAATATCATGTATAACGAATTCATCATCTAGTGTGATGGAAGCGATCGCGCGCATACGTCCCTCTAAATGTACACGTCGTAATCTTACATCTGTTACTTCCATTCTCTCACCCCCTTAATCTAAGATGCCTTTGCTAAAAATTAATATTCTCCTTATAGAATATCAATTCCTCTCTTAATAATACTAAATTATTTAAATAGTTTAAATATTTAAATAATTTA belongs to Lysinibacillus louembei and includes:
- a CDS encoding MFS transporter; translation: MRTYNEKISIYHGMASTLTLNTTANYIPIFSMAILGATNYQVGLISSIPPLITLLMTVPAAIMLNKAAEQKKLVAFSVLMARLVFMLLIFIAYIPQSIASWALLALIALMSIPNTMANMGWQALIGNMIEDRRRGQFFSDRNRLLTIVGLISTLTIGIIMRDATTNTLAYQLLFGLAFCFGLLEVYFLLRHEEGTPVQQKEHKKAMNWAIFKDTNYVRFLLVALIFNFGWQMAWGLFNIYNVRYAEATIFWISMFSAANMLAQIFSFPLWRKWADKYGNMRVFVWVAFGMAVAPFAMALSTNLIYLTLMSVQSGLFVSGTVLILFNLLLENSPKENRTYCITSYNVLLAIIAFIAPQIGIWLLEAFTMTTAMNISTIVRLAGAFGFLYVWMTSRGRGAL
- a CDS encoding ribose-phosphate diphosphokinase, translating into MPYHYADSKLKLFSLNSNNPLAQEIAQEMGVELGKSSVKHFSDGEIQISIEESIRGCDVFIVQSTSAPVNEHLMELLIMVDAVKRASARTVNVVMPYYGYARQDRKAKAREPITAKLVANLLETAGATRVIVLDLHAPQIQGFFDILIDHLVAVPILADYFGSKGFNSDEVVIVSPDHGGVTRARKMAERLKAPIAIIDKRRPKPNVAEVMNIVGNVEGKICILIDDIIDTAGTITIGANALLESGAKEVYACCSHPVLSGPAIERIENSAIKELVVTNTIQLSEEKKSPKIKELSVAKLMADAISRVYENKSVSTLFD
- the glmU gene encoding bifunctional UDP-N-acetylglucosamine diphosphorylase/glucosamine-1-phosphate N-acetyltransferase GlmU yields the protein MTNIFAIVLAAGQGTRMKSKLYKVLHPVCGKPMVEHVINHIETLDVHRVVTVVGHGADKVQEQLGDKSEYVLQAEQLGTAHAVQQAEAILGNLEGITLVVCGDTPLIRPETMKALVDFHREQNAKATILTAIAEDPTGYGRIIRNEGGQVAQIVEHKDATSEQHLVKEINTGTYCFDNKLLFETLKLVNNDNAQGEYYLPDVIEILQKQQEIVAAYVTKDFNETLGINDRFALSQAEELMRARINERHMRNGVTIINPATTHISADAVIGSDTIILPGTIIEGVTVIGEDCEIGPNSHIIDSQIGQNTTVHSSVVKSSVIGDKVAVGPFAHIRPESTLGNNVKIGNFVEVKKSQIQDESKVSHLSYIGDAEIGKNVNIGCGSITVNYDGKNKYKTIIEDDVFVGCNTNLVAPVTVRKNAFIAAGSTITKEVPEDALAIARARQENKLGYVNKLK
- the spoVG gene encoding septation regulator SpoVG, which codes for MEVTDVRLRRVHLEGRMRAIASITLDDEFVIHDIRVIDGNSGLFVAMPSKRTPDGEFRDIAHPIKSTTRNKIQESVLAAYYASSEEEALELEQANA